Part of the Polaribacter sp. Hel1_33_78 genome is shown below.
AGGTACAGAAGAAATTCTAGAATCTAAAGAAATTAAAAAGTCTTTTTCTCTAGAATCTATGGTTAGTTGTATGATCGTTTCATCAGAAATAACCATTGATCTTGCGCTTAAATTATGGGGTGCAATAGGTGTTATTACAAGACTTTTAGAGTCTGGTGAAATTACGGGGCCATTGCAACTTAGAGAGTACCCTGTAGAGCCTGTAGGAGTTGCAATTATCAAGCCATCAGCCCAATAATTGGTTAAATATTCCTTATTCAAACTAGTTCTTACACCAATCATAGAAGTAGTGTTTTTTCGGGCGATGGTAACTTCGTTTAAGGCAAAGTTTAACTCTGAAAACTCTTCTAACTTTGGCAGCGTTTTTATAGAAAGTAAAGTTCGCTCTTGAATTGTAAATTCACCTTTTAAAATAAGTTCTATGCTTTCTTTTATGTTTTTTTTGTTAATTGTTGCCAAGAAACCTAATCTACCTGTATTAATACCTAAAATAGGAATTCCTAAATCTCTAATATAATTAACTGCTCTTAAAATTGTACCATCTCCACCTAAAGTAAATAGAGTGTCAAAAGAAGTATTTAAGTCAGAAAAATGAGAAAAGGTTGGATATTTTTTTTCTAAAATATTTCCATCCTTTAATAAATCGTAAAATTCACTTTCTATAAAACAGACAATATTATTTTCTTGCAGGACACTCAATAAAACTTGAATTTCTTTTTCGGCAGAAATTGAATAAGACTGACCGTAAATTGCTACTTTCTTCATTTGTTTAATTCATTATCTTAGAAAAAATACAAAAAATTTGCTTCAATAAAGCCATCTTTTATGTTTACGCTTCTAGGTATTTTTGTAAATATTCTAATCTATATTTTAAGTCCTCTAAATACTTGTCATTTTGATGTGAAGAGATAATTTTATAATTATACCTTCTGAAAGCTTGCATAATTTCATTTATATCCTCTGTGATGATCTTTAGGGTAACTTGCACAAAATTATTGTGTTTTTCAGAAATATAAATTCCTAATAATTTGCCCCCATTGGCTTCTGCAATTTGACTTGCCTCACTCATAGAATAGTCATTTTCTAATTTTTCTACGATTACGGTTTCACTTTCTTCAAGCATAAAAGGACTCGTGGAAAAAGCATCTAAAACGTCGCGTAAGTCATAATAACCTATGTAATGTTTATCAGTATTTACAACAGGAATTATGTTTGTGTCATTCTCAGAGAAAGTTTTTAACAACTCTAAGACTGTTGCTTTTTCATCAGAAAAAAAATAATTCACTAAATGAGTATAGCGCTCTAAAACAGCCTCTTTATTTTCAATAGTGTGCATGTCGTCTTCTGAAAAAGAGCCTAATAATCTGCCTTTTTCTACTAATGGAAAATGTGTTATTGGATAGTTTTTGAATAGCTTTTGCGCACTTTTTACATTGTCTTGTAAGCGAAGTGGCTTAATATCTTTTAATATGTAATCATTCATGTTCATTCTTTACGAATATAGGATAAAATGATTTAATGAGTTACATTTGCAACCTAATTTTATATAATGACAAAGTTAAGCGTAAATATTAATAAAATTGCAACTTTACGTAATTCTCGAGGTGGTAATGTGCCTAATTTATTGAAAGTTGCTGCTGATATTGAAGCCTTTGGGGCAGAAGGGATTACCATTCATCCAAGACCAGATGAAAGACATATAAGGTATCAAGATGCAAGGGATTTAAAAACTATTGTTACCACAGAATACAATATAGAAGGAAACCCTATTACATCTTTTATGGATTTGGTTTTAGAAGTAAAACCAACGCAAGTTACTCTCGTGCCAGATGAATTAAATGCAATCACATCAAATGCAGGATGGGACACCATTAAACATCAATCCTTTTTAAAAGAAGTTATTTCGGAATTTAAAAAAAATGGCATTAGAACTTCAATTTTTATTGATACTGATTTAAAGTTGATTGAAGCTGCTGCAAAAACAGGTACAGATAGAATAGAATTGTATACTGAAGAATTTGCAACTCAATTTGATTTAGGAAATAAAAGAGCTATAAAACCATATACAGAAGCTGCAATCTTAGCACATAAATTAGGATTAGGAATTAATGCTGGTCATGATTTAAGTTTAGAAAACATCCAATTTTTTAAAGAGAACATTCCTCATTTAGCTGAAGTTTCTATTGGGCATGCACTTATTACCGAAAGTTTGTATTTAGGTTTAGAAAATGTGGTGAGCATGTATTTGCATAGGTTGCAAAGCACAAAGTAAGACCCTTAAAATTGATTATTTCTAATCTAGCTTTTGAAGCGAATGAGTACTCTAAAAAAATCAGAAATTTAAATGTCTAAAAATCCAATACTTCACGCAACGATAAAAGGAGAAGGGGAGCCATTACTAATTTTACATGGTTATTTTGGAATGGGTGATAATTGGAAGTCATTAGGAAATCAATTTGCTAAAAAGTATCAAGTTCATCTAATAGATCAGAGAAATCATGGACGAAGTTTTCATGCAGATGAATTTTCTTATGAATTATTAGTGGATGATTTACACAACTATATACTGCATCATCAATTAGAAAAAGTTAATTTAATTGGTCATTCTATGGGGGGTAAAACGGCGATGCTGTTTGCTGTTACATATCCAGAGTTATTGAATAAATTGGTAATTGTAGATATTTCTCCAAGAAACTATAAACCTCATCATAATGCAATTTTAGCAGGTCTAAATTCGATTGATTTTTCTTTACAAAATTCTAGAAATTTGGTCGATGAAAAATTATCAAAATATATTCCTGATTTTGGAGTTAGACAGTTTTTGATGAAGAATATTTATTGGAAAGAAAAAGGACAATTAGGATATAGATTCAATCTACAATCTTTAACAGAAAACAATCCAGAAATTGGTGAAGCTTTGCCTTCTTTTGCTGTTTTTGAAAAGGATACATTATTTTTAAAAGGAGAAAAATCTGATTATATTACTGAAAATGAAAGGCCTATTATAGAAGCTCATTTTCCGAACTCAAAAATTATAAAAATTACAAATGCTGGTCATTGGTTGCATGCCGAGAATCCGAAAGATTTTTATAGAGAAGTTGCTGAGTTTTTGGGTTAATCTTTTGACCGATTTGTAACGTAATTGGTTTCCTTTTTTTAAATTAACTTCTAATATTAGAATCAGAGAATGAAGTCAATAAACTTTATCTTTACTATATATTATTTCTAATTATGAAAAAAATATTATTATTACTTTTTTTGTTAAGTTGTTTTGGGAAAACGTTTAGCCAAACTCAAAAAATTTCTCTAAATTTAAATACAAATAAAAATTTATGGCAAAATTTTACCTATGATTTAGGGAATATGGCTGGCGGAATGGGGTATGCTTACAGCAGACCTTTATACTGGAAAAAGAAACAATTTACTCATTTTGGATATATTGCTGCGGGTACAACTTCACTATATTTTATAGATGATAATGTTGATAGATGGGCAGATGGTTGGAGAGGTGATGTGCCACGTTGGTTGGTAAACTATGGAAACGATGTTGGGAGTCCAAATAATAACTTCATGTTAACAGGAGCAGTCTATTTAGCAGGTTTGTTTACTGAAAATCCAAAATTAAGAAGAACTGGAGTTTTGTTAATCTCCTCAGCTTCTGCGGCTGGGTTGATGCAACAAATAACAAAAAGAATTATTGGTAGAGCAAGACCTAAAGCTAACGTTGGTAAAGATGTTTTTGATCCTTTGCATTTCGATAGAGTTTATGATTACGACTCTTTTCCTTCTGGTCATGTAATGCTTGGCTTTACAAATGCGTATGCAATTGCGAAACAATTTAAAAGTCCATGGGTAAAAGCGGGTCTATATACAATAGGTTCTATACCTGGATTAAGCAGAATTATTGATCGTTTTCATTGGTTTTCTGATGTTGCCTTTTCTACTGCGTTAAGTATTTTTATCGTTGAAGCTGTTGATAGATTTTTGGATAATAAGTACGATCAAAAATACAACCCTATAAAAAAGAACAAAAAGTAGTTTGGGATTTAAAAGTTACACCACAAACTTTTGGTGTGGTAATGAATTTTTGATAAACAGATTGCATACGAAACTTTATCTTTGATTTTTTAATAAATGAAATATGAACATAGAAAACGCACAGCAACAAGTAGACGATTGGATTAAGAATCATGGAGTTCGTTACTTTAATGAGCTTACAAACATGGCGCAGTTAACCGAAGAAGTTGGTGAAGTTGCTAGAATTATCGCAAGACGTTATGGAGAGCAAAGTGAAAAAGAATCTGATAAAAATAAAGATTTAGGGGAAGAGTTAGCGGATGTACTATTTGTAGTTTTGTGTTTGGCAAACCAAACAGGCATTGATTTACAAGATGCTTTTGAAAAGAAATTAGATGTTAAAACAAAACGCGATCACGATCGTCATCACAATAATAAAAAATTAAAATAATGAGTTTTATAGAGAAAATTAAAAATCCAGTTTTTTGGTCTAACTTTGTTAGAGTTGTCGTTCCCTTTTTTATCATAGTTACTTTATTTTCATTATTTATGAATAGTTGGAGAGAAATTTTTGCTGGTGATTTTACCGCAGTGGCAGAAACAAATTTTAATGATGGAAAATGGAAGAACTTTTGGGGCATAAAAATATTTATTACCGTTTTTTATGGGCTATATATTACCAATAAGAACATGAAATAAAAAAAAAGCGACTCTTAAGTCGCTTTTTTTACATACTGTTTTATGGAAATTAATCCAACTGAATTAAATCGATATTACTTTCTTTTACTTTCTGATTCAATTCTTTTACTCTAGCATCAAATAACGAATACAATTTTTTCAATTCAATATCTATATCCTTTACAATATCATTTTTAAAATCAAATGCTTGTTGCGTAGGAGCGTAGTTTCCAATTCTTGTCAACGAATTTAGATGCGCTAATTTATTATTCAATCTAATAGGAAAATTTAATGGATCCTGACCACTTTTAGATTTTGTTTGATACAAGGTTTCCTCAATTGTTGTCATATCTTTTACGAGTGTATCTGCGTATTCTAATAACGCTTTGTGCGTTTCTTTATCTTTGATGGACTTCTTTAAAAGACCAACTTGACCTCTTACTTTTTGTACATTTTTTAAAGCTTTATGAATCTCTGTCATTTTTGTATTGATCTCATTTATAAAATCAAACTGAGTTTTCATATCTCTTTCTGTAGCTTCAGAAGCTGGGTTTCTTATGATATTAAAACGTTGTGTTTGTTTTGTGTCATTGACCGCCAACTCCACTTTATAGTTGCCTGGTAAGGCCATTGGTCCACTTAAAGAAGCCCACCATAATATCATGCCTTTTACAGATTCTGCTCCAGAATGCATCATGTTCCAATTAAAAATATTGTTTCCATCGGCTACTTTTAGTTTTTCCTCCTTTTTTTCTTTATCCGGTTTAGTCGTATATTTTTTAATAAGATGTTCATTTGAGTCAAAAAAGGAAATTGAAACCACATCTTTTTCAGCCACTTTTTTAATATAATAATTTACAGAAACGCCACCTGAATGATTTGTACCAGCAGTTCTAGAAGTTCGTCCATTTCCGCCAGATAAATTATAAGCATTTTTAGGTTTGTATAAAACGATCTCTTTCTTTAAGGTAGATTCGTTTAATTGATGTAAAGGCGTTAAATCGTCAATAATCCAAAGAGAACGCCCTTGGGTTGCAGCAATTAAATTATCGTCTTTAATCGTTAAATCAGTAATGGGAACAATAGGTAGATTTTGTTTGAAAGATTGCCAGTTTTTACCATCATCAAAAGAAATATACATTCCTCTTTCTGTTCCGGCATATAACAACCCTTTTCTTTTTGGATCTGCTCTTAGAGCTCTTGTAAAATCTTCATCAGAAATTCCCTCCACAATTAATTCCCAAGATTTTCCATAATTTTCTGTTTTGTAGATGTAAGGCTTGTAATCTCCAGATTTATATTTGGTACCTACGATATAAGCGCCACCTTTTGTAAACGGATCAATCTCAATACAATTGATCATCATCCATTCTGGCATCTTTTTAGGAGTTACATTGTTCCAAGTTTCACCATTATTTTTAGAAATATGCACTAAACCATCGTCAGAACCTGTCCAAATTAAACCAGGTTCAAAAGTAGATTCTATCGCTGCGAAAATAGTTCCATAATATTCTACACCTGTATTATCTTGTGTAATTGGTCCGCCGGAAGATTTCAAAGTTTTAGGATCATTTCTAGTTAAATCAGGACTAATGATTTTCCAAGATTGCCCTTCATTTTCTGTAACATGTAAATGATTAGAAGCAGCATATAATTTTTTTTCATTGTTGGGTGAAAAGAAAATTGGAAAGTTCCATTGAAAACGATATTTAAAATCTTCAGCACCATGACCCATTGGGTCATCTGGCCAGACATTTACAGCGCGAGTTTCATTTGTTTTATGATTTTTTCTAGTTAATAAACCACCATAACTTCCTCCATAAACAATATCATCATTTAAGGGGTCTACGGCAATATGTGCACTTTCTCCACCAGCAGTTGAGGTCCAATCAGATTCGGTTATAAATCTTCCTGAAGTTCTATGTGAAAT
Proteins encoded:
- a CDS encoding NAD kinase, coding for MKKVAIYGQSYSISAEKEIQVLLSVLQENNIVCFIESEFYDLLKDGNILEKKYPTFSHFSDLNTSFDTLFTLGGDGTILRAVNYIRDLGIPILGINTGRLGFLATINKKNIKESIELILKGEFTIQERTLLSIKTLPKLEEFSELNFALNEVTIARKNTTSMIGVRTSLNKEYLTNYWADGLIIATPTGSTGYSLSCNGPVISPDSKSLVITPIAPHNLSARSMVISDETIIQLTIDSREKDFLISLDSRISSVPKNTKVFIQKAAFKIKSITPNNQSFLQTLRSKLLWGEDTRNETNL
- a CDS encoding nucleotide pyrophosphohydrolase, producing MNIENAQQQVDDWIKNHGVRYFNELTNMAQLTEEVGEVARIIARRYGEQSEKESDKNKDLGEELADVLFVVLCLANQTGIDLQDAFEKKLDVKTKRDHDRHHNNKKLK
- a CDS encoding glycosyl hydrolase, whose amino-acid sequence is MKKIYFLVICLFISANVKVNAQKKSNKVSDEYFSAVKWRNIGPFRGGRSAAVTGVSGKANLFYMGSTGGGVWKTTDAGNTWQNISDGFFGGSVGAIAVSESDNNVMYAGMGEKTVRGNVSSGDGIWKTENAGKTWKHVGLKNSRHIPRMRIHPKNADIVFAGVMGDLYKPTQERGVYKSVDGGENWKRVLFSDENSGVVDLIIDPNNARILYATTWDVRRTPYSLSSGGKGSALWKSVDQGETWTNISTNKGLPSGIWGIAGVTVSPINSDIVWALIENEKGGIYKSTDAGKTFKLINSERKLRQRAWYYTRIYADTQDENILYVLNVRYHKSTDGGKTYKTYNAPHGDHHDLWIAPEDNQRMIIGDDGGAQISFDAGDNWSTYMNQPTSQFYRVTTDNHFPYRILAAQQDNSTVRISHRTSGRFITESDWTSTAGGESAHIAVDPLNDDIVYGGSYGGLLTRKNHKTNETRAVNVWPDDPMGHGAEDFKYRFQWNFPIFFSPNNEKKLYAASNHLHVTENEGQSWKIISPDLTRNDPKTLKSSGGPITQDNTGVEYYGTIFAAIESTFEPGLIWTGSDDGLVHISKNNGETWNNVTPKKMPEWMMINCIEIDPFTKGGAYIVGTKYKSGDYKPYIYKTENYGKSWELIVEGISDEDFTRALRADPKRKGLLYAGTERGMYISFDDGKNWQSFKQNLPIVPITDLTIKDDNLIAATQGRSLWIIDDLTPLHQLNESTLKKEIVLYKPKNAYNLSGGNGRTSRTAGTNHSGGVSVNYYIKKVAEKDVVSISFFDSNEHLIKKYTTKPDKEKKEEKLKVADGNNIFNWNMMHSGAESVKGMILWWASLSGPMALPGNYKVELAVNDTKQTQRFNIIRNPASEATERDMKTQFDFINEINTKMTEIHKALKNVQKVRGQVGLLKKSIKDKETHKALLEYADTLVKDMTTIEETLYQTKSKSGQDPLNFPIRLNNKLAHLNSLTRIGNYAPTQQAFDFKNDIVKDIDIELKKLYSLFDARVKELNQKVKESNIDLIQLD
- a CDS encoding pyridoxine 5'-phosphate synthase, whose product is MTKLSVNINKIATLRNSRGGNVPNLLKVAADIEAFGAEGITIHPRPDERHIRYQDARDLKTIVTTEYNIEGNPITSFMDLVLEVKPTQVTLVPDELNAITSNAGWDTIKHQSFLKEVISEFKKNGIRTSIFIDTDLKLIEAAAKTGTDRIELYTEEFATQFDLGNKRAIKPYTEAAILAHKLGLGINAGHDLSLENIQFFKENIPHLAEVSIGHALITESLYLGLENVVSMYLHRLQSTK
- a CDS encoding alpha/beta fold hydrolase yields the protein MSKNPILHATIKGEGEPLLILHGYFGMGDNWKSLGNQFAKKYQVHLIDQRNHGRSFHADEFSYELLVDDLHNYILHHQLEKVNLIGHSMGGKTAMLFAVTYPELLNKLVIVDISPRNYKPHHNAILAGLNSIDFSLQNSRNLVDEKLSKYIPDFGVRQFLMKNIYWKEKGQLGYRFNLQSLTENNPEIGEALPSFAVFEKDTLFLKGEKSDYITENERPIIEAHFPNSKIIKITNAGHWLHAENPKDFYREVAEFLG
- a CDS encoding phosphatase PAP2 family protein; this encodes MKKILLLLFLLSCFGKTFSQTQKISLNLNTNKNLWQNFTYDLGNMAGGMGYAYSRPLYWKKKQFTHFGYIAAGTTSLYFIDDNVDRWADGWRGDVPRWLVNYGNDVGSPNNNFMLTGAVYLAGLFTENPKLRRTGVLLISSASAAGLMQQITKRIIGRARPKANVGKDVFDPLHFDRVYDYDSFPSGHVMLGFTNAYAIAKQFKSPWVKAGLYTIGSIPGLSRIIDRFHWFSDVAFSTALSIFIVEAVDRFLDNKYDQKYNPIKKNKK
- a CDS encoding CBS domain-containing protein yields the protein MNDYILKDIKPLRLQDNVKSAQKLFKNYPITHFPLVEKGRLLGSFSEDDMHTIENKEAVLERYTHLVNYFFSDEKATVLELLKTFSENDTNIIPVVNTDKHYIGYYDLRDVLDAFSTSPFMLEESETVIVEKLENDYSMSEASQIAEANGGKLLGIYISEKHNNFVQVTLKIITEDINEIMQAFRRYNYKIISSHQNDKYLEDLKYRLEYLQKYLEA